The following coding sequences are from one Lolium rigidum isolate FL_2022 chromosome 6, APGP_CSIRO_Lrig_0.1, whole genome shotgun sequence window:
- the LOC124659726 gene encoding uncharacterized protein LOC124659726 encodes MRCKHDMPMYKYVCFEGANTGRRFLGCGMKEEEMCDKIHWVDGEWPSTMKMCLLKIWNMYEDERDTRIHGNVDYATKNYELVLQKRELEKKNLELHKQLGNTLEHVAELTTHDLELEKAQRVKAEQEVATLKEDKRKLEYCVSDLFNAGHVMKDKLKKIAEIVKE; translated from the exons ATGCGTTGCAAGCATGACATGCCCATGTACAAGTATGTGTGCTTCGAAGGTGCAAACACCGGGAGGAGATTTCTTGGATGTGGAATGAAG GAGGAAGAGATGTGTGACAAAATCCATTGGGTTGATGGTGAATGGCCATCTACAATGAAGATGTGTTTGCTGAAGATTTGGAATATGTATGAGGATGAGAGAGACACAAGGATCCATGGAAATGTGGATTATGCAACAAAGAATTATGAGCTTGTGTTACAAAAAAGGGAATTGGAGAAGAAGAACCTGGAGCTCCATAAACAGTTAGGTAACACATTGGAGCATGTTGCAGAGCTTACAACCCATGACCTAGAGCTTGAGAAGGCACAAAGGGTGAAGGCAGAGCAAGAAGTGGCCACTTTGAAGGAAGACAAGAGGAAGCTGGAGTACTGTGTGTCTGATCTTTTCAATGCAGGCCATGTGATGAAGGACAAGCTGAAGAAGATAGCTGAAATAGTGAAGGAATGA
- the LOC124662161 gene encoding LOW QUALITY PROTEIN: protein SOSEKI 5-like (The sequence of the model RefSeq protein was modified relative to this genomic sequence to represent the inferred CDS: deleted 1 base in 1 codon), which translates to MASSRGRWASPERTVVWTEPPPKTSSTARRAGASALPTKVAVVYYLSRNGQLDHPHFMEVALSSPQDGLCLRDVLDRLTVLRGAGMADAYSWSSKRSYKNGYVWHDLTPDDPVHPANGNEYVLKGSELLVLPQLPARPRDASTSSSSSSTSSYQGENNKKMPAASRASGRRKNWSSFDLGEYRVAAVSRGADALAADAATQTDERRAGRRGRTAPPASEEQEAAARTELGIDEISPPPSSSSPDTLETLIQHDARLALASAAPTQPAAGAEVGVISGGRMRASAVLMQLISCGSIPAPAKRDGGQARYGAERRLPRGRSDLSSSTGTAADGFSGQHSGVGVSMEREYFSGSLVETKKAARDDRAGVGGELGALKRSSSYNADRARDTMNTSSCNKFELAEEEVDGVRARCIPAGRKPGSTNRARDTMNTSSCNKFELAEEEVDGVRARCIPAGRKPGSTNRLPASSRRSSQPEPAALTEEN; encoded by the exons ATGGCGAGCTCCCGTGGCCGGTGGGCGAGCCCCGAGCGGACCGTCGTGTGGAcggagccgccgcccaagacatcCTCCACCGCCAGGCGCGCCGGTGCGTCGGCGCTGCCGACGAAGGTGGCCGTGGTGTACTACCTCTCCCGCAACGGCCAGCTCGACCACCCGCACTTCATGGAGGTCGCCCTCTCCTCGCCCCAGGACGGACTCTGCCTCCGAG ACGTGCTGGACCGGCTGACGGTGCTCCGGGGCGCCGGCATGGCGGACGCCTACTCCTGGTCCTCCAAGAGGAGCTACAAGAACGGCTACGTCTGGCACGACCTCACCCCCGACGACCCCGTGCACCCCGCCAACGGCAACGAGTACGTCCTCAAGGGCTCCGAGCTGCTCGTCCTCCCGCAGCTCCCCGCGCGCCCGCGCGACGcctccacttcctcctcctcctcctccacctcgagcTACCAAGGGGAAAACaacaagaagatgccggcggcgtCCAGGGCGTCCGGCCGGCGCAAGAACTGGAGCTCGTTCGACCTGGGCGAGTACCGTGTCGCCGCGGTCTCCCGCGGCGCCGACGCGCTCGCGGCGGACGCGGCCACGCAGACGGACGAGCGCCgggcgggccggcgcggccggaccgCGCCGCCGGCGTCTGAggagcaggaggcggcggcgcggacggaGCTGGGCATCGACGagatctcgccgccgccgtcgtcgagcAGCCCCGACACGCTGGAGACGCTCATCCAGCACGACGCCCGGCTCGCCCTCGCGAGCGCGGCCCCGACGCAGCCCGCCGCGGGGGCGGAGGTGGGCGTGATCTCGGGCGGGCGGATGCGCGCGTCGGCGGTGCTCATGCAGCTCATCTCCTGCGGCTCCATCCCGGCGCCCGCCAAGCGTGACGGGGGGCAGGCGAGGTACGGCGCGGAGCGGCGGCTCCCGCGCGGGCGGTCGGACCTGAGCAGCAGCACGGGCACGGCCGCGGACGGGTTCTCCGGGCAGCAT TCCGGCGTGGGCGTGAGCATGGAGCGGGAGTACTTCAGCGGGAGCCTCGTCGAGACCAAGAAGGCGGCGAGGGATGACCGTGCCGGCGTCGGAGGCGAGCTCGGCGCGCTCAAGAGGTCGTCGTCGTACAATGCCGACAG GGCAAGGGATACGATGAACACTAGCAGCTGCAACAAGTTTgagctggcggaggaggaggtggacggcGTCCGTGCCCGGTGCATCCCCGCCGGGAGGAAGCCCGGCAGCACCAACAG GGCAAGGGATACGATGAACACTAGCAGTTGCAACAAGTTTgagctggcggaggaggaggtggacggcGTCCGAGCCCGGTGCATCCCCGCCGGGAGGAAGCCCGGCAGCACCAACAGGTTACCGGCCAGCAGCCGGCGCAGCAGCCAGCCGGAACCTGCTGCGTTAACTGAAGAAAACTAG